From the genome of Silurus meridionalis isolate SWU-2019-XX chromosome 20, ASM1480568v1, whole genome shotgun sequence, one region includes:
- the ndufv2 gene encoding NADH dehydrogenase [ubiquinone] flavoprotein 2, mitochondrial codes for MMFLFSALRSAAAHAGRQVRCLHRSAVRSGAGGLFVHRDTSENNPNTPFEFTPENLKRIEAIIKNYPEGHKQAATIPVLDLAQRQHGWLPISAMNKVAEILDISPMRVYEVATFYTMFNRQPLGKYHVQVCTTTPCMLCDSDSILQAIQNKLGIKVGETTADGLFTLVEVECLGACVNAPMVQINDNYYEDLKPSDIEHIIDELKAGRVPSPGPRSGRFSCEPAGGLTSLTGPPPGPGFGVRPDL; via the exons GGGAGGCAGGTGCGGTGCCTGCACAGATCTGCTGTTCGTTCTGGAGCAGGAGGACTCTTTGTG cacAGAGATACATCCGAGAATAATCCCAATACTCCTTTCGAATTCACACCCGAGAACTTGAAG CGAATCGAAGCTATAATAAAAAACTACCCTGAGGGTCACAAGCAGGCTGCCACCATCCCGGTCCTGGACCTGGCTCAGAGGCAGCATGGGTGGCTCCCGATTTCAGCAATGAACAAG gTAGCTGAGATCTTAGACATTTCCCCAATGAGAGTGTATGAGGTCGCCACTTTCTACACCATGTTCAACCGGCAGCCGTTGGGAAAGTACCACGTCCAGGTGTGCACCACTACACCATGCATGCTGTGTGATTCGGACAGCATCCTACAGGCCATCCAGAATAAACTGG GCATCAAGGTCGGCGAGACCACAGCAGACGGGCTGTTCACGCTAGTAGAAGTCGAATGTCTCGGTGCTTGCGTTAATGCCCCAATGGTTCAAATCAATGACAACTATTAT GAGGACCTGAAGCCTTCAGATATTGAGCACATCATTGATGAACTGAAAGCAGGGAGAGTCCCATCACCTGGGCCAAG GAGTGGCCGCTTCTCGTGCGAGCCTGCCGGAGGACTGACCTCTCTGACCGGACCTCCTCCTGGACCTGGCTTTGGAGTCAGGCCTGACTTATAA